Genomic DNA from Telopea speciosissima isolate NSW1024214 ecotype Mountain lineage chromosome 2, Tspe_v1, whole genome shotgun sequence:
TTTTTGGTCGGGGGTCTTGAATCTTGATGGGTCTGCTTGTGTAGAAACTAGAAACCCAACCAccaggaatttttatcacctgcggttcccctgcccggtatggttccctagtgcctctaataaaaggtgGGGTGGACAccacccaggcagtgtgttcgatcagagggtggaatggtcattttagtctcctatgagaggaaccataCAATCGTACCGATCAACGAAGAATCATTATCACTTCCAATTTCTGCCAGCTCCAATTCcttccaatccctcacataggaacGGAAATGACTATCTTACCCACTGCCCCGACACattggggtagggtggtcatttttgctcttatgtgagggattggagggaattggagagggggcaacgaattggaaatgataaaaattcGTCAGCGAAACTCAAGGGATAAAGGTCCATTTGAGTCTTTGACACTTAGAGACGTGAGAGCGAGGTCCGGCAAAGACTTTAAGTCACTTAACCTACTTCTTTAGCGCAGACATCAAATCGTTCTTCACGGGGCTCTGGAGTGGCTGCTCTTGATCGTAAATGGAATCTCTAGTTGTTGTGAATGGTTTCATCGTTTCCCTCCTTTCTGAACAGCTTTAGAAATATTGTCATCATGAAGGGAAACATGGTTTCGACAATTGCAGCAACTTTACAACCGAGGCTCAATCCATTCCGCCATCGAAGGAAAAGCTTAACACTAATCCCTCACTGCTCAGAAAAATCGAAATCTCAGCGAAACGTCCTTGCTCAATACCGTTGAGGACTTCTGTCGAGCGGTTTGTGTGTTCCATTTACTTCACCTTCCCTTCCATGGTGGGTTACACGTGGATGGGGAGCTTCCTCGCACAGTCAAACACATCAAGTCTCAAGACACCGAGTTTGGGATTTTAGGCTTtaccacatcatcatcatcatccactgTTCGTTCCTTGTATCGTTTCGATATCTACGGTGCCGTAGAAGCAGCAGCTCATTCTCAGCTGGGTTTGGCTCTCACGTCCTTCTTCCTAGGAGACTGCTTCCACCGTCAAGTGAGGGAATTAACATCAAGGTAGGGGTTTATGCCCTACTTCCAATGGCCATTGTCCCTTGTCTGCATTCATTTTGTGCATTTGCTATTGCTTTACTGTGGGTTTTCATAGGTCTTATCAATTTTGTATTGGCTATTGTGATTCTGGGTTTATAGTGTTATCTATCTTCATTTATGAAAACGTATTTCTGTTCGGTGGTTTCCTTTGATTTTGTGGCCTGTAAatatgattattttttattttcactggACTTAGATTGAGTCTTGATTATGATTTTTGTCCAGAGTTATGATTCTTGTCTATTTTTCCCCCCTGTAATTAGACCAAGCCCTGTGACTGTGATTTGTTTGAATGATGACTGCTGTAGTTACTATTGATAATGTTTCTACCATCTCTGGTTCAAGTTCATGCCATGTTTTTCAAATTGACCTGTgtcatgccttttttttttttctttagcaATAACCTTCTGGTTTCACTGAATTTGGTTCCTGTTCTTAATTGGAGAATTCCAAACTGCATctctgttttaatttttggctGAATCAATCATTAATGAAATGTAAGCCCCATGGTTGTTTTTTGATGACAATGCTTCTTGAAAATTCAAACTACTGCATTGTTGGATGTACTCAAAGCATTTTACCAAAACCCTTAAGACAGAATATTTTCTTTGGACCTAAATAATTTTGTTGCTTTGTTTTTCATCTCTGACTTCTTTGTGATATTGGACTTGGATTGTGGCTTATTGTTCGTCACTCACTCAACAGAGCGTCTAAGGGACTAACGATTTTCAATGTCATTCGTCTATGACAGATTCTCCTTGGTAGAAAAACCAGCTGGAATTTGGGAAAGTAAAACACTTGCAAGAAGGGTAGCCAAGTGTCAAAATGTCCATCAAAAGTGACGAGGAAGATGATTTAAACCTCCTGACCTTTTTACAAGGAGATGTGTTGGAggtagaagaaaaggaaagagcaGCAGTGATAGTTGGGGAAGACACAGATGCACAGGAGGAGCTACAGCAGCAGTACTACCTTGATTCAATAAAATCAAATGTGATAATTAGGCAACTCCCATCTGAAGGAATCCCCTTCAAACTCTGGCCTGCAGCAAAATCTCTAGTCACCCTTCTGGACAGATACCGACTTCAACCCAGCAGCAGCCCCCTCACTCTGATATTCTCTGCCTTCTCCAATGCCAGTCAACACAGTCCTCTCCGTATCCTCGAACTTGGCTCAGGTACTGGTTTGGTTGGAATTACTGCTGCTGCCACCCTCGGTGCCAATGTTACCCTCACTGATCTCCCTCATGTAGTCCCTAATCTCCAATTTAATGTTGATGCCAACTACAACACATTGACCTTGCATGGTGGAAGCATTAATGTGGCAGCACTTAGCTGGGGAGAGGCCAAGGATATGGAATCAATAGGCTGTGAGTTTGATCTCTTATTGGCTTCGGATGTAGTCTATCATGACCATCTTTTTGACCCTCTTCTCAAGACTCTCCAATTTTACTTGAGAAACAACACAGTATTCTTGATGGCCCATTTGAAgaggtggaagaagaaggaCTCGGTCTTCTTCAAGAAGGCAAGAAAGCTGTTTGACATTGGCATGATACATTCAGATCCTCCTTCCCCTGGCTCTCGTATTGGTGTGGTTGTTTACCGTTTCAAATGTAAGTGTCAAGATGGGAGCAAGTCCCAAAATTAACGTATGTTCTCTGATGACATGTGTATGAACTGTGTTCGAACAAGATTTTGAAACTTTGTTGCATGTACTCCTTCCTCTTTATCTGGAGAAGTATGTAGTTGTACTTTGGAAGAAATACTTCTCAAGCTTGTTAATGGTCCCTGAATGTTCCTGGTAGAACTTGTTATGTACCCATTCTTCTTAGTGAACATCCTCTACTCTACAATTGACCATTGGAATTCAactgtattttttatttggcaGGTGCTACCTCTAATACAACATTAAATTGGGATACTGTTCTAATAAAATGTTATAGGTTGCTGCCTTTTTTTGAATTTGGGGCTACCAGCTTCATTGGAACCTTTGTTGACAACAGAGAGGTTAGTgtcacccttctcttctttttaacCTTTATTGTCTTTTATACTTTTAATGAAATTACCTTGTACAACTTTTTGACATACAAGGACCAGTGGGGAAAATGCTTTTTTGCCTTTCTATGCTTCCTGTCTAGTTGTGAACAATCTTCTTCAAAGGCTAATTTAGCCTTTTGGGATGAAGCATATAACTCTCTTCTTAAGCTGTTGTAATTACACCAAACACACCCTCTAATCAGTTGAGCTTTAAGGATGTGCATGTAGTGCAAACAGATGGTTCAGTTTGTATTGAAGCCACAATCATGACTGTCTTTTTCAAAATCCTTAAACAATGGCCTGTGGACCTTTAGTCTTGGTTGCTAACCCACGATAGAACTGTAAGGATTTgaataattacaaaaataagaTAGTGGAATGGCAGGAGAAGTGTACAGGAAATGAACATGGAGACGGAGTATGAACACATTGTTTAATAAGTAAAATGAATTTGAGGATTTGGGATAGAGAAACATTTCAACATAACAGAAAAGATTAAGAAATGTTCTTCAATACCACATTGAGTTTCTTGACAGGTCTAATCCATGAACTGCGTATGACTGAAGATTTCGTTAACACTCCTCCAAATGTAGCATatatgtatcccatgacatATTCTGTGCTCAGTTGTTCTGATAGTCCATGGTAGCCCATCTATAAGcctcatcatcaacatactggAGGTATCCCGACCTAGTGAATGACTAACAGCGACTGAAATTGGGTGGAACCAACACAAATACTTGGGCCAAATACGAGAATATGCTGTCGACAAAAGATGACCCAGCAGGGCCAGCACCTGTTCCACCTCTGTcaaataaaaatacaagaaattAATTCCAATGTTACGAAGGAGGATCATTCTTCCTTAACATGGGCAATGAATATTTCTGGGTTTTGTTTGTATTTCTATTTCCGTATCCTTGATATTATCTCCTCCTGTAAATAACTGAGGTCCAATGTGGCCTGAGTTTGGAAAACTAAAGAGACTCCAGCTTTTGGATTTGACTTTCAACTCTCTCTGGACCCATTCCAAGTGATTTGTCAAGGATTAAAAACTTGgatgttttggatttgttgCATAATAATCTATCAGGAACCATAACCCATTCCTTGATCAATCTCAActttctttcaaatttcagtGTTCCTAACCTTCGCACGCTCAAGCTTTGAGGAGAACTCTGCACACTTAACACCGAAATACAACACTTGAGGTAACTAACATTTAAGGAAACTATGTATTCCTAATGTTACTACGTTTGTGATACCAAGCACAAAGGGTGTTAAGGAATTGTTAACATATATGAATGATGAAGTGGCCAAAATGTCTCATTCtcttatatataaaaaaagggaaaaagaactctgttcgggagtgtggtctatgctaatgctcccatgagtctatctctctcctccccatatgaaaagatagctctgtccccttattttaaggaggagaaagatagacacatgggagtgctggcgtaggccacacccCTGGAcggaaaactgcttcccataaaaaaatttcaattaaaaaaatatgattcaACATCATATTTCTACATTTTATTAACCCTGATTTGGATCATGACCATTCATATGACATTTTAAATCATGACAAACTTCATGGTACAATCTGATCTAATATCACACCATCAATATCTTCAAAAAGATTATAATTAGAatgatatgattttttttttgtaattattgaaaTGGTATGATTCAACTATAGtgttttaacattttaattgtttggtttggtttgtgaCATTTTAATTAGTATTTAAATCATAAAATACAATAGTACAAAGTACAAATCAATCTACGATCAAATGGtcttaaatttttaaaagatttttaattagttaaattattatattttaatatttttaaactTTGATTTGTATCAAAACCGTTCATTTAACATTTTTAATGATGATTTAAAATTCTAAACCCTAGACCCACCCAAACCCTGAAATTTTGGATGCAGGCTTGGAGTAGGGTCCAACTTGCTAGGCCAGACTTAACTTGCACCCCTATTCCATACCATTGAAAGCCCATTGGAAGACTGATTGATCCAAACTCTAGCCTACTACTTCAAAGGATCATGTTAGAACCAAGCAAGGAAGAAGACACAACACGTGGTAGTGGTAGTAGTACGTACTACCATTCTCATCAGGATTTTAAAACACTGAATCAAGGATGGAATCGATCAATGCCAATTCCAATCTAGATTGAGTATGAATCAGTCGAAGTCAGTCTCCAAGAACCTTAAAATCGATCCTTAGATTCAAAAACAGAGAATTTCTAAGGGTTTTGAGTGTGAATCGGCCATAACAAATCGATCAGAATTAAGATCAGTTACAGCTGATTCTGATTTGAATTGATTGACCGATCGGATTCTAgattcttaaaaccatgattCTCATTTGGGTACGTAACGAGACaaatcatgatgatgcaatgattgtTTTATGCCTGTATCTCTCCTTAAATTCATTTTTTCATTCGTTTTATTTACATACAAACAGATAATGCGTTGTCTATAGTCTCCACTTTCCCAATTCACTCGTCAACCATTTTCATCAGGAAAAAAAACTCACCTGTTACTCAAAATTAAATAAGTTTTTCACAGAgattagagaagagagaaaaatttatcgcaacaaaaacaaaagaaaaagggaaaattacatgccCTCCTTAAATTATGGCCTATTATATATTCCTCCCATGATTTTTTTCCAATTACACTCCGACCCTTTCTCATTTGAAGAAAATTATTATTACACCCATGCCATTAGCGTCCATCTGTTAAATGTTGACGTTGCTTAGTAATATTTTTCACATTTCCCCTCCCATGAGATGACCCTTttacctttcttcttcctcctcttcctcctcctcctcctgcaactccGCCCCCACCCTGCTCCTGCAAACTCTGATTTTAGGCGCTGGTAGTTACTTCAGGAAAGGTTTCAGTAGGTGGGAGATGAATTTTGGAACAAGAAAAAGGGTTCATGAGAAGAACACGGCAGAATCCATCGAGGATTACAAGCCTGCCGAAAGAGGAACCAATGCATCTGCTGTGACGAATCTCTTTGGGAGCTTGATCTGGTAATCTTATTGTCTGAGAGATTGAAGAACTTGCGGGTTTCTTTTACTTCCTGACCCGCTTTGTAAGGGAGAGCATCAGCCTGGTGGGTACCATTTTTCTGAAGCAACAGAGTTCCATGAGTTGCAGACAGCGCTGAAAAGGATGTTATCGACGATGGGAAGACGTTGTAAGACTAAACCCAAGTGTTTCTTCGGAAGCTCAGACCAGTCTGCTTCAAATGCCGCCATTAATGAGATCAGAAATAAAACAAGTGAAGAAGAGAACACTACGAAGCGACATCGATTACAGGAAAAGCAGTCAGAATTGGGAATTTTTGAGACATGTGAGAAACACAAGAAGGCTATCCGCGTGTATCTAACAAACAGTAACTTGTAgagtagaaatgcccccccttCCGCCGCTGCAACTCCGGCTGCTCCACCCTTTCCCTGCTTATCACCTTATTCAATCATCTCCTTGGCGTGGTTGATCCAGATTAGCATACATATGACGGCGGATCAGGGAGACGGTTCTCGTTTCAAGATCTTCTGTGCCATATAGATCATGGAGGAATCTGTAAGGGGTATCCCGATTGGCTCTCAACGTCTTCGCCTCTACGGTAATCAAATCTATAGTTCTGAGATCTCCTTGAGCAAAGTATTTCGACAGCTATCCTTCTCTGCTACTTACTTAGGATCGGGTGATATTAAGGGGAGTTTTGCTCCCTGCCGCTACACTTTAGGGTCATTGTCAAGATTTTCTGCAACTCCAATCTTCTTCGTTTTTATATTTTGGTTTTTGGGGTCAGGATTCTATTTTCTTGGGGTTGCAAAATgaagagacagagatggagaggaaaggaagagTTAAACCGTGACAGGAGAGAGATtcaggaaaataaaaaagaaaaaggggcaTGGAGATACATATTTTGGGGAAGAAAGAGGGTTTCAaggttttggttttcttctcagAGAAAAGGGGTTGGAGCCCCAGACTCTCCTGGTTTTCTTTATACTTTTCATTTCTTGCACCCGCCACATGTTCTTGCCAGTTAAGCAATCTCCTCAGTGAAAACTTTAACCGGCGGCGGTAGTGGTGGCagcggtgatggtggtggtgctgggTGTAGGAGGAAAGATAGTTATGGTGTTTTAGATTGAAGATGTAGACAAGGGTAGcattgtaaatttttttcagATGTTTtaatataagggtaaaatagtcttttcgaAACTAAAACTAACAATTGGCCAACTCTCTCAGCCATAGGGGGTTTGAATATAATTGGATAA
This window encodes:
- the LOC122650038 gene encoding protein-lysine methyltransferase METTL21D-like translates to MSIKSDEEDDLNLLTFLQGDVLEVEEKERAAVIVGEDTDAQEELQQQYYLDSIKSNVIIRQLPSEGIPFKLWPAAKSLVTLLDRYRLQPSSSPLTLIFSAFSNASQHSPLRILELGSGTGLVGITAAATLGANVTLTDLPHVVPNLQFNVDANYNTLTLHGGSINVAALSWGEAKDMESIGCEFDLLLASDVVYHDHLFDPLLKTLQFYLRNNTVFLMAHLKRWKKKDSVFFKKARKLFDIGMIHSDPPSPGSRIGVVVYRFKCKCQDGSKSQN